A genome region from Oryzias latipes chromosome 2, ASM223467v1 includes the following:
- the LOC101164534 gene encoding NLR family CARD domain-containing protein 3-like — MKSDRFKGHPPAFRRRKQRPSDSQLDQQSSETPSGPSVQQHQTELDSIFLKLKKKILSQREDEEELEDEDEEQRSSRESPMKITVNFLRRMKQEELADGLQSRSSAAVCRHKVQSGLKKKFQCLFEGMAKAGNPTLLNEIYTELFITEGGRGELNKEHEVRQIEAASRKADRAETSIRREELFQLPAGRQEPIRTVMTKGVAGIGKTVLTQKFTLDWAEGKAHKNLHFTFPFTFRELNVLKEEKFSLVELVHHFFPETKQAGICSFKHFQVLFIFDGLDECQLPLDFHKTRILNDPRKSISVPDLLTNLIWGNLLPSARLWITTRPAAANQIPAACVDMVTEVRGFNDHHKEEYFRKRFRDEEQASRIISYIKRSRSLHIMCHIPVFCWITATVLEDLLKSREGGELPKNLTEMYIHFLVVQAKVKKVKYDGGAETDPDWSPGSRKMMESLGKLAFEQLQKGNLIFYESDLTECGIDIRAASVYSRMFSQIFREERGLYQDKVFCFTHLSVQEFLAALHVHLTFTNSGLNLMEEEQSQISRPELKSLVRFYQSAVEKALQSPNGHLDLFLRFLLGLSLPTNQSLLQGLLTQTGSSSQTNQETVQFIKEKISEDLPAEKSINLFHCLNELNDGPLVEEIQQSLRSGHLSTDKLSPAQWSALVSDLLSSEEDLEEFNLQKYYGSEETLLRLLPVIKASNKALLSCCNLSERSCIALSSVLSSQSSRLRDLDLSYNNLQDLGVKLLSAGLKSPHCKLETLRLWSCSLSEISCEVLVSALKKNLSNLTELDLSYNENLRDSGVLNLCGFLESPDCRLQTLRLFYCGLSKTSCAALVSALKSNPSHLTELDLRYNNLQDSDVQQLQDLVESPNSKLQTLRWEDEGWLD; from the exons ATGAAGAGTGACCGGTTCAAAGGTCATCCTCCAGCCTTCAGAAgacgaaaacaaagaccttcagaCTCACA ACTGGACCAGCAGAGCTCAGAAACTCCCAGTGGTCCATCTGTCCAGCAGCATCAAACAGAGCTGGACTCCATCTTTCTG AAGCTGAAGAAGAAGATTCTGAGTCagagggaggatgaggaggagctggaggatgaagatgaagagcagaggagcagcagagagtcACCGATGAAGATCACAGTGAACTTCTTGAGGAGAATGAAGCAGGAGGAGCTGGCTGATGGACTGCAGAGCA GATCTTCTGCTGCAGTTTGTCGACATAAAGTCCAATCTGGTCTGAAGAAGAAGTTCCAGTGTTTGTTTGAGGGGATGGCTAAAGCAGGAAATCCAACCCTTCTGAATGAGATCTACACAGAGCTCTTCAtcacagagggaggaagaggagagctgaATAAAGAACACGAGGTCAGACAGATTGAAGCAGCATCCAGgaaagcagacagagcagaaacAAGCATCAGACGAGAAGAGCTCTTCCAACTCCCAGCTGGAAGACAAGAACCAATCAGAACCGTGATGACTAAGGGAGTGGCTGGCATCGGGAAAACAGTCTTAACtcagaagttcactctggactgggctGAAGGCAAAGCCCACAAGAACCTCCACTTCACATTTCCGTTCACTTTCAGAGAGCTGAATGTGCTGAAAGAGGAGAAGTTCAGCTTGGTGGAACTTGTTCATCACTTCTTCCCTGAAACCAAACAAGCAGGAATCTGCAGCTTCAAACATTTCCAggtcctcttcatctttgatggtctggatgagtGTCAACTTCCTCTGGACTTCCACAAGACTCGGATCCTAAATGACCCTAGAAAGTCCATCTCAGTGCCTGATCTGCTGACAAACCTTATCTGGGGGAACCTGCTTCCCTCTGCTCGCCTCTGGATAACCAcacgacctgcagcagccaatcagatccctgcTGCGTGTGTTGACATGGTGACAGAGGTCAGAGGGTTCAATGACCATCACaaggaggagtacttcaggaagaggttcagagatgaagagcaggccAGCAGGATCATCTCCTACATCAAGAGATCCAGAAGCCTCCACATCATGTGCCACATcccagtcttctgctggatcactgctacagttctggaggatctgctgaagagcagagagggaggagagctgcccaaGAACCTGACTGAGATGTACATCCACTTCCTGGTGGTTCAGGCCAAAGTCAAGAAGGTCAAGTATGATGGAGGAGCTGAGACAGATCCTGACTGGAGTCCAGGGAGCAGGAAGATGATGGAGTCTCTGGGAAAATTGGCttttgagcagctgcagaaaggaaaCCTGATCTTCTATGAATCTGACCTGACAGAGTGTGGCATCGATATCAGAGCAGCCTCAGTGTACTCAAGAATGTTCTCACAGATCTTTAGAGAGGAGAGAGGCCTGTACCAGGACAAGGTCTTCTGCTTCACCCATCTGagtgttcaggagtttctggctgctcTTCATGTCCACCTGACATTTACCAACTCTGGACTCAACCTCATGGAGGAAGAACAATCACAGATCTCTAGGCCTGAACTGAAAAGTCTAGTCCGGTTCTACCAGAGTGCTGTGGAGAAGGCCTTACAGAGTCCAAACGGACACCTGGACTTGTTCCTCCGCTTCCTCCTGGGTCTTTCACTGCCGACCAATCAGAGTCTCCTACAAGGTCTGCTGACTCAGACAGGAAGTAGCTCACAGACCAATCAGGAAACAGTCCAGTTCATCAAGGAGAAGATCAGTGAAGATCtgcctgcagagaaaagcatcaaCCTGTTCCACTGTCTGAATGAACTGAATGATGGTCCTCTAGTGGAGGAGATCCAACAGTCCCTGAGGTCAGGACATCTCTCCACAGATAAACTGTCTCCTGCTCAGTGGTCTGCTCTGGTCTCAGACTTACTATCATCAGAAGAAGATCTGGAAGAGTTTAACCTGCAGAAATACTATGGTTCAGAGGAGACTCTTCTGAGGCTGCTGCCAGTGATCAAAGCCTCCAACAAAGCTCT ACTGAGTTGCTGTAATCTGTCAGAGAGAAGTTGCATAGCTCTGTCGTCAGTTCTCAGCTCTCAGTCCTCCAGGCTCAGAGATCTGGACCTGAGTTACAACAATCTGCAGGATTTAGGAGTGAAGCTTCTGTCAGCTGGACTAAAAAGTCCACACTGTAAACTGGAGACTCTCAG attgtggagctgcagtttgtcagagatcagctgtgaagttctggtctcagctctgaagaaaaacctgtccaacctgacagaactggacctgagctaCAACGAGAATCTGCGGGATTCAGGAGTTCttaatctgtgtggttttctggagagtccagactgcagactgcagactctgag GTTGTTTTACTGTGGTTTGTCAAAGACCAGCTGTGctgctctggtctcagctctgaagtccaacccatcccacctgacagaactggacctgagatACAACAACCTTCAAgattcagatgttcagcagctccaggatctggtggagagtccaaactccaaactgcagactctgag GTGGGAGGATGAAGGCTGGTTGGACTGA